In Phycisphaerae bacterium RAS2, the DNA window CCGGTCCGATGACGCAGCGTCTCCGGTCATCCTGCTCGATGAGGGGATGGACGCACAGCGGATTCTCACCGCCCTGCGACTCGGCGCGGCGGATGTGTTCGTCAAGCCGTTCGATATGCCGCGATTGGTCAATTCGGTTCGACGTGCGGCCGATCGGCGGCGAAAACACCGGCAGGACACCTCGCGTGCCAATCGGCTGCGAAAGGTCTCGTCGCGGCTGGTGAAGGATCGCAAGGAACTGCGAGATCGGGTGGACCTGATCTGCCGCGACCTCGTGCAGGCCTATCGCCGGTTGGCCGAGAAGGTCGTCGAGATCAGTCCGGGAAGCTCCGAGCCTGAAAAGACGGGCGAACTGGTCTGATCGCTGCAGCGCGATTTCTTGGCGCTGCTTCAAATCACCCTTCATGTTGACATAACTCAACGCTGCTCGTGACGTTGATTGTCGCGGTATGCGCCATCGGTTCGCGCTGGAACGAATCCGATGCATGCGAGCGGTTCTTATCGCGCCCGCTTTGAGGATTCCCGCCGCCCGGCCCACGGAATGCAACTTGCATCTTCTCTCCTCGGGGAGCGATGCCTGTGGGCTGCGTGGGGGCGATATCCAGTTATTCCTATCTTCGCGGGTGCATGCCGCGTTATTGGTACGGCCTGCCGCCGTGGCCCGGTGGTTTGTATGCGTGGCGGCGGCAGTTTGACGCCAGTGCGATTCACCCCGGCGTTCGGGCGGGCGACGCGGTATTCGACGCGAGCAATCGGCCATATAGCTATTTCGCCGGCCGGCGAGCACAGGCGTTGGCCGATGCAGATGCCGCATATTCGGCACGCATGTCCGAAATTGGGAATCGTGATACAACGGTCGGCGAATGCGAACGGAAGCGCCTTTGGCCTTTCCGATGGCCGGTTGTTGACACGCCTCGATCCATTTCGGCCGCGGACTTTGTTTCGCCGCCGGGGGTTGGGCAGGTACTCGATGTGACGGCCTAGCCGAGAATTCCCTCGATCCGCTCATTTGATTCCATGGCGATTGTTCATGTCGCCGCTCCACCTCGCGAGCCGATGAAAGACCGTATGATGGCGAAGAATTGCCATCGCCGTACAATGGCGCGAGTCATTCATCCACCGGGGACGGAGCATTTCATGTTGAGCATTCTTCATGTTTCTCACGAAGCGGTTCACAAGATCGGCGGCATCGGATCGGTACTCGAGGGGTTGATCACCTCGCGCGACTATGCCCATGCAGTGGATCGCTCGATTCTCCTTTGTCCGCTCTTCACGACGCAGGGTCGCCCCGAGGACCGGCTGGGGCCCGAGGGAGAAGTGCTTTACTCATCCCTGGACGGCCGCACGAATCACCCGCTGGCCGAGGCGTTCCGCCAGATTCAGCAGCGCTTCAACGTTGAGATCGTGTACGGGCGAAGGTTGTTGCGGGACCCGTTGACCGGCGCAGAAGAGCGCCCGGAGGTGGTGCTGATTGAAGTGAGCCGGGCGAATCCCGCGGAGACGAACGGGTTGAAGCACCGACTGTTTGAGTCATTCGGTATCGACTCGGTGCGCTACGAACAGAGCTGGGATTACGAGCAATACGTACGACTTGCGGAGCCGGGTCTGGCGGTAGCACGGGCGCTGGGAGCGATGCACGGAACGTGCGTCGTGGTGTCGCACGAGTTCATGGGGATGCCGACGGCGCTGGCGGCGAAGCTTCACGGGGGCGCGTCGATTCGCACGGCGTTTCACGCGCACGAAGTGGCGACTGCGCGGCGGATCGTCGAGGAGCATCCCGGCCATGACACCATGTTCTACAACGTGCTGGCGAAGTGCGCGAGCGAAGGGAAGTACGTGACGGACGTGTTCGGCGATCAGCACGGGTATTACCGCCATGCGCTGGTCGAGGCGAGCCGGCATCTCGATGTGACGCTGGCTGTGGGCGATGACGTGGTGCGCGAGCTTCGATTCCTGTCGCCGGAAATGGCTCGTTCGAACATTCAACTGGTGTACAACGGAATTCCGGCATATGAGAACGCCGAGCGTGAGTCGCACGCGAGCAAGGAGCGGTTGCAGGATTACGCTGAGGCGCTGTTGGGGTATCGGCCGGACTACGTTTTCACGCACGTCACGCGCATGGTGCCGAGCAAAGGGATGTGGCGCGATTTGAACGTGATGGGGCACGTCGATCGGGCAATGCAGGCGAGCGGTCAGACGGCGGTGCTGTTTGTGCTGTCGACGGAGATCGGCGGGCCGCGGCCGTCGGAAGATGTTCTGGAGATGGAGCGCTGGTGGGACTGGCCGCTGGCGCACCGCGAGGGGATGCCGGATCTGACGGGCGGCGAGGCGTTGTACTACGCGGGGGTGCAGGCGTTCAACGCGCGGGGCCGGAATTGTAAGATTGTCTATATTAATCAGTTCGGCTTCGACCGTTCCTGTTGCGGCAGCCGGATGCCGGCCGACATGGCGTTCTGGGACATCCGCAAGGGCAGCGACGTTGAGTTTGGTCAGTCGATCTACGAACCGTTCGGCATCGCGCAGCTCGAAGCGCTGTCGTTCGGCTGCATCTGCGTGATGACGAACGTGTGCGGGTGCGCGGGGTTTGTGCGGCGTGTCGCCGGGCCGCAGGGCACGCCAAACGTGATCGTCGCGGACTACACGGCCTATCGCGCGGAGCATGATACGATCGAAGGGTACCTGGCTCTGAAGCGAGAGGCGCGAGAGGCGTTCGACGCGCGTGTGGCGGAGCAAGTGGCGCGGGAGTTGATGAGTCGCCTGCCGCGCAGTCGCGAAGACAAGGCGGCGTTCATCCGCCGGGGGTATGAGTTGGCCGCGCAAATGAGCTGGGACGTGATTTCACGAGAATACTTCCTGCCTGCCCTGGGGGTAGGGCGATCGGCGGGCGCGAACGGAGTCTCGGGCGCGGCGTGACCGCGTCTAAGATGCCTTGGCAATCAGCGGTGCGCTCGGAATCGATTCGCGGTCCGTCTGGGGCGGCATTTGAATGGCGGTCGCCTGTTCTTCGCCGAGCACTTCTTTGAGCCACGCGTTCAGTTTCTGGTTCTTCTGAACAAGCTCACCCAGCGAGCCTTTCGCGAAGGTCTCCTGTGAGGGCGCCGCAGGTTGCGTCTCCGCTTCGGGCGTTTGGGCTGTTGTGTCCGACGTCGCAGCGGTCGCGCGCGGACGCGATGGTGGAGCCTGTTTCGGCTGAAGCGGCGACGTTCGTACCGGTGCAACCGGAAGAGTGCCAGCGTTGGACTTCGTTGGTTGCGTGGGTGCTTCGTTGGCGTTGCGTGGTGCAACGGCGTCCGGCTGTTCGCCCGTCGTCATGCGCGCGAGGCGGTCGGAGTCGGGAAGTTCCAACGGCGGGCCCTGGAAGAATTGATCGGCCTGGGCGAGGCCGTATCGCAGACCCTGCACGCGCGCGTCGATGGAGCCGTAAGCCTGCCGCACGATGCCGACAAGCTGACCCAGCCGCTGGGAATGGGCGCGGATGAGCTGGATGCGGTCGTCGGCGAGGGTGTTCTGTTCGGAAAGCTTTTCGCAACGATCGTGTGCCACACCGCCGGCATCGGCGAGCTTGTGGATCACACCGGAGACCGAGCGGGAGAGTTTCGCGAGAACTTCTGTCTGGCGAGCGGCGGCTTCGACGACTTCGCGCGGGGCCGCGAGGTAGGCATGGGTGTTGTCGTGAATTTTCTGCGCTCGTTGCAGCAATTCGCCGGCGCGGGCGCAGGTCTGCGCCTCAAAATCCTGAACCAGCCGTGCGGCCCGGTCGGCCGGTTCACGGAGTTCGAGCGCGTACCTGGCAGCGGCCTGGTTGATCGTCGTTTGTGAGACTTCCGCGTCGTGCAGGATCACGGCGTGCAGCTCGCGCATCTCCTCGATGTAGGACTGCGCCCGTTCGGCGAGTTGGGCGGCCTGGGCATCGGCGACGCGGCGTGCCTCGGAGAGTTTGGCGTCGATCTGTGCGGCGCGACGGTCGCACTCCTCGCGAATGTTGTTGCCGCACTCCAGCAGGATTGTGGCGCTGGCCTGCACGCGATTTGCGAGCGTGTTGATCTCCTCGAGGGACTGGCGGCCCTGGTTTTCAATGCGGCGTTCGTGATCGGCCAGGTTCGCGGAGGCGTTTTGCGAGTTGAATCGCAGTTCCTCGCCGACTTCGCGCAGCTCACGGCGGATGCGATCGGCCGCCTGGTGAATCTGAAGCAGGCAGGCGCGAACCTCGGACACCGATCGCCGCCCTTGTGACTTGATCGATGTGACAACCTTCTCACCGAGGGCGACCGCGGCATCGGCCTTGGAATGCAACTCGATCAGTTGCTTCCCACTCCCCGAAAGCGACTGCTGCACGGATTGGGCTCGCTGCATGACCTCCTGCGCCGTGCGGATGTCTTCGTTGGCAGTTCGGATCTCGTCGCGCGTGGCCTGGGCCTGCGACTCGATGTAGCCGAAGGTTTCATCCATCTTGGCGCGCATCTGGGCCATGAACTGTTCGAGCGTCCTGGCGGCGTCGGTCGTGCGCGTGTCGGTTCGGTGCGAGACATGGTCGATTTGAGCGGCGATGGCCCGGGCGCGCTCTTCAAGCTGATCGGAAATGGTGCGAGCGCGCTCATCGAGCTGAGCGATGGCGTCGTTGTGGCGGCGTTCACCGATGTCGCGCTGATCGGTCCATCGCATCAGGGTCTGGCGCATTTGCCTGTCCAGCTCGGCGAACTTTCGTTGCTGATCCGTGAGAAAGTGCTCGATCCGGGCCTGTTCGGAGGCCGACGCGGCGGACATTCGGGCGAGTTGGGCTCGCATTTCCTCCTCGAGCCGCGCATCGATGCGCGGCGGCGCGGGCGGCGTCGGCATTGGTGGAATCGCGATGGGTTGCGGAGGTTGCTGAATCGATGCCCAGGCTTCGGGCGCGGCAGCCGGAGTCGGTGCCGGCATCGGGCGAGGCTCCGGTGCGACGGGCTGCGGGAACTGCATGGCATGCTTCGCGAGCGCGCCGCGCGGCGAAGCGCTCGCGACCTGCTGCGGCGCGAGCATCTGCGAGACGACCTCCTCAACAATCGCCTTGGTAACGGTCGCGGCGTTGTCGGCGTAGGCAGCGAGCAGCGCGTTGTCCGCGATCTGATTGATCAACCGGGGCAGGCCCTCGGAATGAGCGTAGACCGCTTCGAGCGCCGCGTCATCGAACAGCTTCCGCCCCGCCGACAGGCCCGCGATCTGCAGCCGATGCTGGATATAGCCAAACGTCAATTCCCGCGTCATGGCCCGCAGGTGAAACGTTCGGAACAGCCGTTGCTGAAGCTGACGCATGTCGGGGCGGCGGAAGGTCTCCTGCAATTCCGGCTGGCCGAGGATCAATACCTGAAGCAGCTTCGCGTCATCGGCCTCGAGGTTGCCGAGCAGGCGAAGCTCCTCGAAGGCGTCATGCGGAAGATTCTGCGCCTCGTCGATCGTGACGACCACGATGCCGTCGCGCGCGTATTGCTCCATCAGGAAGGATTCGAGTTTCAATGAGAGCTCGGCTGCGGAGGCTCCGGAGTCGACAGTCAAACGGAACTCGCGGCAGATCGCGGCGAGCAATTCGCGGCCGGTCACGCGCGAATTGGTGATCGTCGCGGTCTGGATGTTGGACTCAAAGCGCGAGAGGACGATTCGGCTCAAGAGCGTCTTGCCCGAGCCGACTTCGCCGGTGACGAGGACGAAGCCCTTTCGTTCGTGCGCGGCATAAATCAGCGAAGCGAGCGCCTCTTCGTGGTCGGGCGTATTGAAGAAGAACTTCGGGTCGGGCGTGTTGTTGAACGGCGGGACCGACAGACCGAAAAAATCGCAATACATGGGTGACTCCATTGGCGGCGGTTGCACCGCGCGCAGGGATGGTCCGGCAGCGAGTTTCGATGCGACTTCGCGCGCCGAATCGTTGTAAGTGTTATCGGAATCGAAACTTCCCGCGCTTGACGCATTGCGCACGGGTCGATCCGGCCCAGCGCATGCTGGAAACAAGGCCAACCAGCGCAGAAATTGCCGACTTCCCTGTCTTGCAATCCCGAAACAGGCAATTCGATTCGAGCGGGCCGATTGAATCTCGGTCCCTTGATTGTTCAGTTGCCCCCGGACTCACCCGATAAGGCCGCGGGAGAGAAGCGAGCGAGGAGCCATGGACGGCAACACACATCGAAGTGTCGGCGCGCCCGCTGGGGCACTCACTGGTAACCGGAATTCGCGCACGAAACGGGGATGCGCCGCCCTGGCGGTGTTATTCCTGTCCGGAATTGTTACGGGAACCGGCTGCTCATCCACGCCGAACGACCGCGAGGTCAACGCCTTCATTCATGACTGGGAGGCGAACGTGTCGGCGGCAGAGTATCGCGTGCAGCCGCCGGATTCGATCGAGATCAGTTCTCCGCAATCTCCGGAAGTCGATGGCGAGATTCAGACGATCCGCCAGGACGGCAAGATTTCGCTGCGTCTGTTGGGCGATGTGCAGGTCGCGGGACTGACTCCGGCCGAGATCGCCTTGAAACTCGAATCCCTGCTGGCGACGTATTACGAAGCGCCGCAGGTGAACGTTCGCCTGGCCGACGGCATGAGCAAGAAGTATTACGTCTTTGGGCAGGTCGAGCAGCCCGGCGCGTTCCCCTATTCCGGGCGGGACACGCTCATTACGGCGCTGGCCAAGGCCCGTCTGCGATTCATCGCGGCGGAGGACAAGATCACCGTCATTCGCCCCAGCCAGCATGAAGACAAGCGCAGCGTTGTTTGCGTCAATGCCAAACGCATGATCGAAGACGGCAAGATGGATCAGAACCTCCTGTTGCAGGAGGGGGACATCATCTATGTGCCGCCGACGCCGCTCGGGAAACTGGGGCTGGCCATCGCCGAATTGACGTTCCCACTTGGCCAGGCGTCGCAGTCGGTCATGGTCTCGGGCGGAGGGATGGGCGCGGGGCGTGTTGTCAGCTCTGCGGCCCCCTAAGGCAAGTGTGAGACAGAAATAGTATAGGAATGTGACCGGCACGTGCGGGCAGACAAGGAAGTCGGCAAGCCATGCAACATCAGTTTGACGAATACTCGGTAACAGACATTCGACACACCGTGGGCGAGGTGCTCCGTGTCATCCGCGAGCGGCGGTGGCACTTCTATGTGCCCTTCTGCGTGGTGGGCGCGATGTTGTTCGCGGCGTCGCTGTTTGTACCGCGGCAGTACACGGCTACGACGGTCCTGCGCCGTGACAACGACGCGGTTCTGGCGAACATGATGGGCCGGTCCTGGAAAGAGCCGTACACCGAGATCAAGGCGCACATGGCGACGGATCTGAAGGACGAGGCCACGCTCCTGGCCGTGCTGGACGAACTGAACCTGCCGATCGACGCCGCGCGATTCGACGACGGGAGCCTGATGCCGGCGGGCGATGCGGCGCGGCTGCGTCTGGCGAATGAAGTCGCGCGCGGCCTCACGGTTAAATCGCAGGAGGCGTCCGCGGCGCGGGATGTCGTCAGCCTTTCGCTTTCGATGGCCAACCCGTCTCTTGCGTCGCCGATTCTGGCGACGCTGCGTGATGTGTACCTTGAGAAGTCGCGCCGGCGCACGACGGAGATCCTCGACGACGCCCAGCGATTCCTGGAGTCGCAGGTTGAATCCACCCGCGCCGAATTGTCAAACGTTCGTGGGCAACTGACAGCGCTGGAGTTGCAATACCCCGGCATCGACCCGTCGGCGGTGGATCCGAATCAGTCCGAGTTGACCGCGCTGGGGATGGAACGCGTGGCCCTGGAACGCCAGCGAGAGCAATTGGAACACCACCGACAGGCGCTGGAAGAAGCCCGCTCGGCAAAGAAGGGCGACGTCATCACCGCGCCCGCGGCGTTGCTGTCCTCGACTCCGAATCCTCGCCGCGCGGAACTGGTCGCGTCGTTGGGGAAACTGCGGCAGGAACTGACCACGCTGCGAACGACCAAGCGCATGACCGAGGCGCACCCTTCGGTGGTGCAACTTCGATCATCGGTCGAGGCGATGGAAGCGGAGCTGGCGCAGACGCCCGAGCGCGTCGAGCTGGGCGACGACGTTGTTGCCGGACCGGTCTCACTTGATCGAATCGAGCAGCAACTGGCGGACCTGGACGGAAAGCTGGCGGCGACGCGTGCCCGACGCGAGACGGTTCAGCGCATGACGGCTGAAGTGGAGTCGCGGCGCGCCGACGTCCTCGGTCACCGCGATGAATACCATCGCCTCCGACAGAAGGCCGATCGGATTGAGAGCGAATTGAAGTCGTGGCAGGACAATGTCAAACCCGTGGCCCAGATGCGCACGGCCCAGCACAGCGGGCGATCGATTCACTTCGCGACGATTCGCGACGTGGAGCAGAGCAGCCGGCCGACCTATCCCGCGGCGCTGCTGGTGATCGGCATTTGCCTGGCGGTCGCGGCGGCAACGGGAGTGGTGACGGTGCTGGCCCGGGAGTTCCTGGATCATTCGTATCGCACGGTCAAGCATCTTTCCAGTTCGCTGGGGGTGCCGGTGATCGAGAGCATCGACCTGATCGTGACGCGGGCGCAGCGCAAGCGGCGGCTTGCCTGGAACATGCTGGCGATGCCGGCCCTGGCGGCGTTGCTGTTTGCGGCACTGACCGGCGCCGGCACTGCTGCGTACTTGAGCCTCGAGCAACCGGCGAAGCTGGTGGAGATCAAGTCCAAGCCGCATCGCGCGATTCAGATCGTATTTGAGCCGGGTGTGTCGGACGACTAAGAGGGGCGACCATGGGACGCATTGCAGATGCATTGAAGAAGGCCGAGCAGGAGCGCGCGATCCGCCAGGCGGAGCGTGCCGAAACGACGCCCGCCCCCGAGACCTCGGGCGGCGCGGCGGACGTGCAGCCGGTCCCGCCGAATGAACTCGTGGATCGTCCAGCCG includes these proteins:
- a CDS encoding response regulator FixJ — encoded protein: MNRHDVQVLLVTEDADLVVTLGHALMTGLSANLTVSDRVEQAGVLAESNSFDVIVASQHVSDGTGLSMLADRSDDAASPVILLDEGMDAQRILTALRLGAADVFVKPFDMPRLVNSVRRAADRRRKHRQDTSRANRLRKVSSRLVKDRKELRDRVDLICRDLVQAYRRLAEKVVEISPGSSEPEKTGELV
- a CDS encoding glycogen synthase; protein product: MLSILHVSHEAVHKIGGIGSVLEGLITSRDYAHAVDRSILLCPLFTTQGRPEDRLGPEGEVLYSSLDGRTNHPLAEAFRQIQQRFNVEIVYGRRLLRDPLTGAEERPEVVLIEVSRANPAETNGLKHRLFESFGIDSVRYEQSWDYEQYVRLAEPGLAVARALGAMHGTCVVVSHEFMGMPTALAAKLHGGASIRTAFHAHEVATARRIVEEHPGHDTMFYNVLAKCASEGKYVTDVFGDQHGYYRHALVEASRHLDVTLAVGDDVVRELRFLSPEMARSNIQLVYNGIPAYENAERESHASKERLQDYAEALLGYRPDYVFTHVTRMVPSKGMWRDLNVMGHVDRAMQASGQTAVLFVLSTEIGGPRPSEDVLEMERWWDWPLAHREGMPDLTGGEALYYAGVQAFNARGRNCKIVYINQFGFDRSCCGSRMPADMAFWDIRKGSDVEFGQSIYEPFGIAQLEALSFGCICVMTNVCGCAGFVRRVAGPQGTPNVIVADYTAYRAEHDTIEGYLALKREAREAFDARVAEQVARELMSRLPRSREDKAAFIRRGYELAAQMSWDVISREYFLPALGVGRSAGANGVSGAA
- a CDS encoding Polysaccharide biosynthesis/export protein, with protein sequence MDGNTHRSVGAPAGALTGNRNSRTKRGCAALAVLFLSGIVTGTGCSSTPNDREVNAFIHDWEANVSAAEYRVQPPDSIEISSPQSPEVDGEIQTIRQDGKISLRLLGDVQVAGLTPAEIALKLESLLATYYEAPQVNVRLADGMSKKYYVFGQVEQPGAFPYSGRDTLITALAKARLRFIAAEDKITVIRPSQHEDKRSVVCVNAKRMIEDGKMDQNLLLQEGDIIYVPPTPLGKLGLAIAELTFPLGQASQSVMVSGGGMGAGRVVSSAAP